The genomic stretch TGATTCAAAGTTATGAAGATAAATGATAGTGAAATAAATGAAAGGATATCAGTACCAGGAGGAGACAAAATTCCAATGAAAGCATGGAAGTTCAGTACAGTATAGATTATGTCAGTTAAAACCTTAGTGAGTAGATTAACTCACTTTAAAACCTTTCCCACCAGAACCTGATCCTCCCCCCTTGAAAAAACTTAGCAAGATGGTATACATTCTGGTAAGTTTGGAAAAGATAAACGCGCAGAAGATCAGGTcatcaattattttattaattaaattaacttaaattcattaattaaattaatttaaattaacataaattaataattaagatCGCAGAAGAAGATGGTATATATTCTGGTAGGTTTTAGAAAAGATAAAACGTGCAGCAGATCAGGTCTTAATCGCAATTGTTAAATTAACTTAACTtatatcaattaaaattaattaaaattaattgattaaattagcttaaattaatttaaattaactgAAATTAATAGTTAGGATCACAGAAGAAAATAGTAGATATTCCCGTAGGTTTTAGAAAAGATAAACGTGCAGCAGATCAGGTCTTAATCGCAATTGTTAAAATAACTTAActtaaatcaattaattttattaattaaattaatctaaatcaattaattaaattagcccaaattaatttaaattaacataaattaatagtTAGGATCGCAGAAGAAGATGGTAGTTATTCTGGTAGATTTCAGAAAAGATAAACAAGCAGCAGATCAGGTCTCAATCGCAATTGTTAAATTAACTTAacttaaatcaattaaaattaattaattttattaattaaattaatttaaattaattaattaaattagcttaaactaatttaaattaacttaaattaataGTTAGGATCACAGAAGAAGAGGGTAGATATTCTGATAGGTTTTAGAAAAGATAAACGTGCAGCAGATCAGGCCTTAATCGCaattttataatgagaaaacaCGCTAGATCAAAAAGACAATGACTATATACACTTTTTCTTGACCTGAAAGGAGCTTTCAATGAAGTAGTAAGGAAACAACTTAAAATGGGTTCAACCCATCTCCCCTCCTAGGATACGGCCTTGCCTGTGACTCCTAAAGTTGACGTCAGATCTAAAAAATAGGTATACCATTGGACTCGCCAAGGCCGAAAAGCTTTTACACGAAATAGGCTTGAACAACGAGGCTCGCTTTTTTTATTGGTAGGACTGGTGAGTCCTCTTTTTTTCCTCCACTCTTATTGGGGGACAGGAACATAATAGAGAGCTCTTTcagctcattttaaaggaaactgcaATATTTAGTGGCTTTTGTAAGTAACATCCAAaataaaatgtagtttttttttacaaaaactacaTCCTCGTGCGCAAGATGACGTTATTGGGCATGGTGTCATATTTAAGTGACTCTGCTGCCTGATTCCCttgagttcgttctttactatacCCATCTTAAAAGACCAAAGGCTTTTTTCTGCGTGTTGTAATTacaaaccgaagactggcagaaACCaaacaagatactagggtatatagtgTTGGTATTGACGTTAAATTATTTATAGCATCCAAAGATGAATGGTTATAAATTAGCTATGCAAGATAGGCTAGTTGCTCAAATATCAGAGATTAGAGCTTTGCTAGGACTTGAAGAGCAAGAGAGTAGCACTTACCAAAGGGAATTGGTAGCTTTCAGAGAAAGTTATCCGACTATTAAAGTTCAACTggcaaatgcttgaaaaattaGCACACAGAGGAACTGCTGAGGAAAGGCGCTCAGAGctgctcttaaaaaaaaaattaaatcttcagATCAAAGCCCAATCTATCGAAAATGAGTCATAACTACTGAACAGCTCGAGCTTCAATTCCCCTTCTCAGGTGGAGAGTCCCACAGCAACTGTACTGCATTGATTGTTAGTCAAAGAATATTGTCGTGTCTGatgatctatatatatatatatataaaaataagttgtttgtctgtctgtcaactgacgtcattataaggattgagctgtatgtcgtcatgaagttagttgtcgtcatgtttgttatgacgatgcttattATATGACgtaattataagtatttaagaaaatcgttcaaagacaaatttttaattgtaagaagatcgttgaaagagaaatttttaattgtaaaatgactgaagaacctacattggcaacagccgaggaagctgctcaaagagtctatgccaaaagactcgcggctgatagagaaagtaagaaaagaaagcgtgccgaggaatcacaagaacagcatgaaaacaggcttgcggctgatagagaaagtaagaaaggaaagcgtgccgaggaatcacaagaacagcatgaaaacaggcttgcggctaaagaatgcaaaaccgcgcagttagatgaaaatccacctggacagcgagtcaaaacatatcaaaactgaaaatgatagcgacgatgattgggtttggaattttgacttggataaggtcatcaatgcctaccagattttagtttaaaaaaaaaaaagttcggcgatatgtatttcatagtgacgctgaaaaataaagaagaaaaagaaaactgaaaaaagagaaaaggtaaaaactaaaaaaaaaaactaaaaagaaaaaacactcaaagagaaattacagaccgggacacaaatgacgaccgggacggagggaataaaaatgaaaacctgacaatctatttatatggacacacaatgtgacagcaaagaatgttgtatattcgcaagttttacgtagataaaaatctatatatataaaaaataagttgtttgtttgtgtgtctgtctgcatatgacgtctgaattatttcatcatataccaattcaaaaaagaatgtattcaagccgaagtagctgagttggtaaagcgttatgttccaggttctaggtccgagaggttccaggttcgaaccttggccttagcattaatacaaaagatgaaaaaacctaaaaaagataaaaactacaaaaaaaaactaaaaagaaaatactgaaaaaaaaactaaaaaaaaggtaaaactacaaaaaaaaactaaaaaaaaaacaaactaaaaactaataaaaactgaaaaagaaaaaaattaaaaataaaggagaaaaagaaaactaaaaaaatgaaaataaaaataaaaaaggtaaaaactacaaaaaaaaactaaaaagaaaaaagaaaaaaactaaaaaagctaaaaaaagggtaaaaaccaataaaaaaaaaactaaaaagaaaaaaaggaaaaaaaactaaaatttatttcatcatataccaattcaaaacgaatgtatatacagacggggacacagggaatataaatgacgacatggacactcaaagagaaattacagactgggtcaccgggacacaagtgacgacttggacgtgtgtgtcgactgacgtcatgtttgtgtgccGACTGAcggcatgtttgtcgactgacgtcattataaggattgagctgtatgtcgtcatgaagttgtttgtcgactgacgaaataacagactgggacacaaatgacgaccgggacacagggaatataaatgacgaccgggacactcaaagagatattacagactgggacaccgggacacaaataacgaccggggtacagggaatataaatgacgactgggacacaggggcacaactacaacggggacgccgggggacacaggggggatatacaaatgacgatggggacacagggaatgtttgattagcaatcaccatcaacaaagctcaagggcaatcattagaataataaggaagatctgaatacggattgtttttcccatggacaattatatgttgcatgttcaagagtcggtaaacctgacaatctatttatatgtacatacaatgggacagcaaagaatgttgtatattcggaatttttacgtagttaaaaacatttatttaatgaaaaacattttcaatagtAAGCTAAGACCTGTGTTTAGTTGTGGTTGCGAAAATTTAGGGATTTCAAAAGGGAGAAAAAGTTAGAGAGGATtaagtttgattaaaaaatgttAGGTCTAGGCgacaaattttaagaattagTTTCAAGGGGTGATTTGTGGATGATTAGTGTACGAGTTAACAAAGATTAGTTTGCATGGTCCGATATTGGGTGAAAATAGTATCTCTACACAAAGAAAGGTCTAACCCACTTCATACCTTCTAATTTTATCCCTTCTGTAGTAAGCCTATAAGTTAAATTCAAATGACAACATAtatcattttcaaattgaagGTTTATTATCGACAGGTTTGACTATGGTGTGACTTGAGCATAGAAGTCCACATAACGATTCCCACTATGGTACTTATGCGTTATAGCGACTACACCAAAGAAGTGAAAtaaggttaatcctaataaaatataccaaaatatgaagaaaatataatactttagtaacaaaattatggaaactaaaaTAGAGAATTATAgaaagcaggccacccagaacacattatattaaatacctaacgtAACCAACTCtgcatattaaatatttaactaaaatatacctttactagctgttggggtggcgcttcacgacaccccaacacctagttggtggggcgcttcgtacccccccccccccaagcccccccgcgagcgtaagtcgttacgcgccatattagttacgcgccattgtagttgtgtccctgtgtcccacctgtgaatatagatagatttatatatgtgtttcaaactacgtaaaaattgcgaatatacaacattcttggctttcccactactgtcagctttccgtttccaattgccagcaattgatctgaaaatgtttgaccagagtcatcgttacacagacagacaacttatttttatatatatagaagatatatatatatatatatatatatatatatatatatatatatatatatatatatatatatatatacttttttagtttttttcttcttttgtattaatgctaaagccaaggttcaaacctggaacctctcggacctagaacctgaaacataacgctttaccaactcagctacttcggcttgaatacattcgttttgagcagcttcctcgggtattgccattgtaggttcttcagtcattttacaattataaatttctctttcaacggtcttcttacaattaaaaatttgtctttgaacgatattcttaaatacctgtgtcctggtcgtcatttatattccctgtgtcccggtcgtcatttgtgtcccggtatcccagtctgtaatttctctttgagtgtcccggtcgttatttatattccctctgtcccggtcgtcatttgtgtcccggtctgtaatttctctttgagtgttttttctttttagtattttttagttttttacattttttcttttttcagttttctttttcttctttatttttcagcgtgtcctggtcgtcatttatattccctgtgtcccggtcgtcatgttttttacattttttcttttttcagttttctttttcttctttatttttcagcttcactatgaaatacatatcgccgaacctttgtttttttaactaaaatctggtaggcattgatgaccttatccaagtcaaaatcccaaacccaatcatcatcgctatcattttcagttttgatatgttttgactctcgctgtccaggtggatcttcatctaactgcgcggttttgcgttctttagcctcaagcctgtttccttgccgttcttttgattcttcggcacgctttcttttctgactttctctatcagcagcaagttttttggtatagactctttgagcatcttcatcggcttttgccattgtaagttcatcagtcattttaaacttaaacattaatagatttctacgtgaacatatatgtcttaaatatctttaatgccGTCAccatcatagcaaaaatgacgacaactaacttcatgacgtcagtcgacacagaaacatgacgtcacctgatccacagacagacaacttatttttatatatatagaagatagtaGTTTATATCactgagactaagctaattatcaaCGAATACAAACAGAGAAACCGGCTTTACTTAAATCAAGAACTCGAGTGTGGTCGCCATAACACCTAAGTACCGCAACTATTCAGAGGCCTTTTTACGAAAAATTTATGTGCTGTATTCTTCCAGATAATCTGTTTCATTGCATCCATCTATCTGGCAAGCTGCCAAGAGAATATGTCAGATGAAATGACTGAACCAACCAACTTTGAAGAATTACGTAGTCGTCAAACCTACCTCAACAAATTATTTGGACATGAAGGAATAGGAGCAGCAAAAAACACTTCAGTGTTGAGTAAAATATTTGGATCGATGCCAAAAACAGAAGACAGAACTCCCCTCAACAAATTATTCAGACATAGAGAAATACGAGCTGCAGAAGGGACTTCAGTGTGGAGTAAACTATTTGGAAGGATGCCAAAAACAGAAGACCTAGGTTTATATGACAGCTCTGAAGATTATGTATACGATGATGGAGAGTCCCTTCCAGAATTTCGTTTTAAGCGAATTGACAGATTTAAATTCCAAACTTTTGGCTAAGACTAGTTGGCAATAAACTGTAATAACCATGAATGACTAAATTTGTAAAACCATAAAAACCAATTGCAAAGAAGGTTTTGACCAATTATCGTTAAATTTTCTAGTTTTCGCAGGAAATAATGGATGAACCCGTTTCAGTATCGAAATGTTAAACATAGGGGATGGAAAACTGCcaaattattaaatacaaagttttaaacaaaaaaacttcctTTCTGTTCTACCATCAATCAAAGCAACAGAATTGAGTTATCCATCCATCTGAAACCACATGTCCGTGGTTTTGTCCGCGGAATTGCTTCTTTGGCAGCGTTTCTTCGAATATTGCATtagtgcttatttttttctcactcAAAGCAAATGCTAATTAACAAATTCTGTAAAATAGGGGTAGAAAGTGCGGTTAAAAAGGGGAAATTCTTACAATAATATTGAAACGAAAAATAATATCTGCGCTTTTTTCATGACTTggctataaaataaaagatctaaggtcgaactggccagccataacaaagaacaaagaaatgatATAAAGACGACAAAATGGGTCTAGGGTcagtaaatgaaaacaaagagaaaagaatCCAACGAATTTTATGTTAGTCTATTTTTGTTCTAtccatattttttagtttctagttgtttttttttttgttctgaagACAGTTAAAtattagttgattttttttttctcttcgtttttatTAACTAGCCATAGAGCCGTTTTGTtgtctttatattcatttctttgtgttttgattataaaacgaaatttaaaacTAGGGTATGCATACTTAAAACCGTAATTAGTGTCAAGGACATTTCGACAATctgatatataaaaaatttcaatgtttGATTATGATGTTTTAGCTATGAATTATTGCACAGTCCATCTATATTATCCACAGGGATCTTAGACTAAACCGATGGGAGGGTAGAGATTATCCCCTCTCTACCCTACTTACAAGATATAGGTAATATGTCATACAAAAACGTTGCCctaaaatttttcacaaaaattaaatgtcataaaaattaaatagcttACCATTATACCTGTCCCCTTAAAACATATGCATATCTATGATAGAGTAAGTGGTAGTGGTAGTGAGGGTAATTGCCTCCTAGAATAGTAAAAATATGAAGAGTAAATAACTTGCCTGCTCTGAAGACCATTGTGACATAAGAATTCCAAGGGGTGCACGAAGAATAACTGAACAGTAGCAGAGTGCTGGACGATTAAAAGCGAGGACTCGAAGGATCTCCCACAGAACTGGCTGGGTTTCCAAGGTTTTCTTTATATACAAGTCCCTTTCAATTGTAACTTTCAAAAATTCCTCTTCTGGCCAGGGTAGGCCATTGTACATAACATCAGGGGAGAGGATTTCCAGCAGTATCATGGCAACTCTGGTAATACCATCTGTAGTTTCAGAATCACTGACACAACACTTGGTGAgtgtttcaatgaaaatatccaaattttgtGCAACATCTTCCCGTCGTATGTCACCAAATCGTTTAACTGTCATTCGAGGTCCTTTACCAATTACGCCTGAAGCATTATATCTATGTGACTCACTGACAAGAGTACTATGCTTCTTGTTCTTCTCAAATAATGAGACATGGTTGTCTTGATGAAACACCGATTCGTCAGATCGTCCAAGTAGATAACCGAACTTGTCATCAGTAGCTGTTTTTATGAGCATTCTGAGGATAAAGCTTTGAACTGATGACTGAGAAGAAACATTTGTCAATATGGCTTGTATATTACTAACAGCTTTTTTCTTCTGAAGAGGATCACGCAGATTCAGGGATAAGAAAAATATTGGCAAAAGAGACTCAGCAATTTGCATTGCTATTGAATCAGAAATTAATTCAGGCATGCCTGCTTCAGCAATTATTGTAACAATTTGGATAGAAATATTTCTATCACTCAAAagattcaaaaacatttcaaTATTCATTTGAACAGCTTTACTGACTTTATTAATAGCTGATAATTTACCCCTTTTATTCCCATTTTCCCAACTTAAGAGCAGGGTCAAATTTTCAATCAGCCGTAGTCTCATATTACTATTCTCAGGGTTGATCAACGTCATTGTAAGGGCTGCTTTTAGCGATTGAGTTATCAACCCCCAATGTATAGGTTGTAACGAATTAGTTAATCTATATACTAAACATAATTGCTCCTCCCTTTCAGAATGACAGAGAAGATAAGCTAAGGCTTGAACAGCCACTGAGCTCCCACGATATGTTGAAAGAAGGACAAGCAAATTCACAGATGTATCCTTATACCACTTCCTCTTTGATAACAAATTTGGGATTATAAGATCCAAGCATGAGGGTTTCAATAAAGCACTTAATATAGGAAAATCTTCTGAAGGCCTGCTACCGTGCAGCTTCTGAAATGTTCTAGCTACAAAATCCGTCACAAATTCCTGTATATAGACAATACAATTTGTATcttcagtagaaaaaataaagtgcAACAGTCCTTCAACACTTTCACCAAGACACAAAATCGCTTTCGATAAATATATTCTAAAGGCATCAACTGATCCATAATATTCAATTATCCATGAATTATTAGTTATAACTATTTCTAAAACTTCAAAGGAAACTGCTGAAGTTAGTACTTTAACAATCATATCTCGCATAAACAGAGAAGCTGTACACATATGCAGAAGAAATGGAAGAACGCCTTTCTGAATTTCAGTCATATCACTGCTTCCCGAGGGTAGCAGTTTATATAACTCACTGATCCCATTCTCAACTTCTTTTAAATGATATTCACATAGGTGGCCGACTATAAGAATTGCTGACTTTACTTTAGCTAATTTCCCAGGGTTGCCACTAGTTTCTTTACGATTGGTTACAGAGTCATGCAGCCCAACAAACAGAATTCGACTTATAATCATTTCGGGAAATGACTTCCCCATATGAGCTACTACCCAATCATAATGGGGATCTCCTAACATTTCAAGTAACGCCCTGATGCAAGAATCAGCCTCCTCTTGGGTTATATTTTCTAAACAATCACTCATCATTTCAATTAAATGTCTTGTCGGTGGCCAGACAaaccaaaattttattatatcttcAAGATCGACGCTGTTGATGAAGGACGCATATTTTGACGAGAGCTGGCCAAGAACTTTTATACACCACGTCAATAATACGGAAGTCCAAGCCCGGTTTGACAACAATGATTTTAGCATATCATTCACTTCATCAGAAATAGTATATTGAGTAGTtacatcagattttttttcggtATTAGTTACACATTGGTAAACAGAATGATCATAAGCTACCCCAAAAACCACAAGTACTCCGCTTTTACAAGATGGTTTTTTGAGCATAAGCTGAAATATATCATTAAAGGACCGTACGTCTAACTTGAAATGTTCTCTTGGCAATGCTCTACTTCCGGTATAATGAACGTTAGCCTTTAAAGTGTTGATGAGACTTTGAAGGTCATCTAAAGCCATAGGTGAGCCATCCATACTCATAAAACTTTGTGAAATCTAGAACAGTAATAACTAATTTAGTTTGCAATGCTATAAGAAATAGTAGTTAAATTGATATCTacgagtaaaaaaataaataaaatactttactacaaagaaaatatagtaaactgacaaaaattattttgatatacctAGAGCAGTTATTAGCAATTCTGTATCTTATGTCGCAAGGAAAACCACATACATATACAAGGAATGAATTGAATGTAATGCTtaacagttgaaatttttttttttttttttaaataattcctgAAGCCATTCTTTATAGGGAAGAACTTTCCATAcaggaattttccgtggggaaggggattttccatggagaaagaCCTAGATTTTCCGGCATTATTTGATaaatgatcagaaatcaaatattacaaaaaaaaaacaagctttccCAACAGAATGTAAGGATCacgaacttaaaacgaacagaaatcattctgtaAATTAAAGTGTtggc from Artemia franciscana unplaced genomic scaffold, ASM3288406v1 Scaffold_1343, whole genome shotgun sequence encodes the following:
- the LOC136042478 gene encoding integrator complex subunit 5-like isoform X1, whose protein sequence is MKKYILLKKQIMDNKEWTEISQSFMSMDGSPMALDDLQSLINTLKANVHYTGSRALPREHFKLDVRSFNDIFQLMLKKPSCKSGVLVVFGVAYDHSVYQCVTNTEKKSDVTTQYTISDEVNDMLKSLLSNRAWTSVLLTWCIKVLGQLSSKYASFINSVDLEDIIKFWFVWPPTRHLIEMMSDCLENITQEEADSCIRALLEMLGDPHYDWVVAHMGKSFPEMIISRILFVGLHDSVTNRKETSGNPGKLAKVKSAILIVGHLCEYHLKEVENGISELYKLLPSGSSDMTEIQKGVLPFLLHMCTASLFMRDMIVKVLTSAVSFEVLEIVITNNSWIIEYYGSVDAFRIYLSKAILCLGESVEGLLHFIFSTEDTNCIVYIQEFVTDFVARTFQKLHGSRPSEDFPILSALLKPSCLDLIIPNLLSKRKWYKDTSVNLLVLLSTYRGSSVAVQALAYLLCHSEREEQLCLVYRLTNSLQPIHWGLITQSLKAALTMTLINPENSNMRLRLIENLTLLLSWENGNKRGKLSAINKVSKAVQMNIEMFLNLLSDRNISIQIVTIIAEAGMPELISDSIAMQIAESLLPIFFLSLNLRDPLQKKKAVSNIQAILTNVSSQSSVQSFILRMLIKTATDDKFGYLLGRSDESVFHQDNHVSLFEKNKKHSTLVSESHRYNASGVIGKGPRMTVKRFGDIRREDVAQNLDIFIETLTKCCVSDSETTDGITRVAMILLEILSPDVMYNGLPWPEEEFLKVTIERDLYIKKTLETQPVLWEILRVLAFNRPALCYCSVILRAPLGILMSQWSSEQQRPELLEMTSKILDLMSLGQLLPPPLTMISEILAKISPQEVAVLLRDVWSYMRENVPSPALFSKDSNGYFWRDFKDFHVETRYIERLRLIVLSNIDKLGYFYKRIFDVEEGDRKMIH
- the LOC136042478 gene encoding integrator complex subunit 5-like isoform X2, which encodes MINFELDCQKKSISQSFMSMDGSPMALDDLQSLINTLKANVHYTGSRALPREHFKLDVRSFNDIFQLMLKKPSCKSGVLVVFGVAYDHSVYQCVTNTEKKSDVTTQYTISDEVNDMLKSLLSNRAWTSVLLTWCIKVLGQLSSKYASFINSVDLEDIIKFWFVWPPTRHLIEMMSDCLENITQEEADSCIRALLEMLGDPHYDWVVAHMGKSFPEMIISRILFVGLHDSVTNRKETSGNPGKLAKVKSAILIVGHLCEYHLKEVENGISELYKLLPSGSSDMTEIQKGVLPFLLHMCTASLFMRDMIVKVLTSAVSFEVLEIVITNNSWIIEYYGSVDAFRIYLSKAILCLGESVEGLLHFIFSTEDTNCIVYIQEFVTDFVARTFQKLHGSRPSEDFPILSALLKPSCLDLIIPNLLSKRKWYKDTSVNLLVLLSTYRGSSVAVQALAYLLCHSEREEQLCLVYRLTNSLQPIHWGLITQSLKAALTMTLINPENSNMRLRLIENLTLLLSWENGNKRGKLSAINKVSKAVQMNIEMFLNLLSDRNISIQIVTIIAEAGMPELISDSIAMQIAESLLPIFFLSLNLRDPLQKKKAVSNIQAILTNVSSQSSVQSFILRMLIKTATDDKFGYLLGRSDESVFHQDNHVSLFEKNKKHSTLVSESHRYNASGVIGKGPRMTVKRFGDIRREDVAQNLDIFIETLTKCCVSDSETTDGITRVAMILLEILSPDVMYNGLPWPEEEFLKVTIERDLYIKKTLETQPVLWEILRVLAFNRPALCYCSVILRAPLGILMSQWSSEQQRPELLEMTSKILDLMSLGQLLPPPLTMISEILAKISPQEVAVLLRDVWSYMRENVPSPALFSKDSNGYFWRDFKDFHVETRYIERLRLIVLSNIDKLGYFYKRIFDVEEGDRKMIH
- the LOC136042478 gene encoding integrator complex subunit 5-like isoform X3; protein product: MSMDGSPMALDDLQSLINTLKANVHYTGSRALPREHFKLDVRSFNDIFQLMLKKPSCKSGVLVVFGVAYDHSVYQCVTNTEKKSDVTTQYTISDEVNDMLKSLLSNRAWTSVLLTWCIKVLGQLSSKYASFINSVDLEDIIKFWFVWPPTRHLIEMMSDCLENITQEEADSCIRALLEMLGDPHYDWVVAHMGKSFPEMIISRILFVGLHDSVTNRKETSGNPGKLAKVKSAILIVGHLCEYHLKEVENGISELYKLLPSGSSDMTEIQKGVLPFLLHMCTASLFMRDMIVKVLTSAVSFEVLEIVITNNSWIIEYYGSVDAFRIYLSKAILCLGESVEGLLHFIFSTEDTNCIVYIQEFVTDFVARTFQKLHGSRPSEDFPILSALLKPSCLDLIIPNLLSKRKWYKDTSVNLLVLLSTYRGSSVAVQALAYLLCHSEREEQLCLVYRLTNSLQPIHWGLITQSLKAALTMTLINPENSNMRLRLIENLTLLLSWENGNKRGKLSAINKVSKAVQMNIEMFLNLLSDRNISIQIVTIIAEAGMPELISDSIAMQIAESLLPIFFLSLNLRDPLQKKKAVSNIQAILTNVSSQSSVQSFILRMLIKTATDDKFGYLLGRSDESVFHQDNHVSLFEKNKKHSTLVSESHRYNASGVIGKGPRMTVKRFGDIRREDVAQNLDIFIETLTKCCVSDSETTDGITRVAMILLEILSPDVMYNGLPWPEEEFLKVTIERDLYIKKTLETQPVLWEILRVLAFNRPALCYCSVILRAPLGILMSQWSSEQQRPELLEMTSKILDLMSLGQLLPPPLTMISEILAKISPQEVAVLLRDVWSYMRENVPSPALFSKDSNGYFWRDFKDFHVETRYIERLRLIVLSNIDKLGYFYKRIFDVEEGDRKMIH